In Sphingobium sp. EP60837, one genomic interval encodes:
- a CDS encoding glycoside hydrolase family 65 protein: MGTGPLSPNIEHGARHGSLPAYVGNGLVGLRVREVPLLSGSAIVNGTVGLHPKKRIEAAVAIPYPLAGDIGIDEAWLSEQPWAVTNLQQRYDFGTAELTSSFDFTAQEITLHVEIATFASRSEPSLVLQELVVRSSADCALKLRASVDARDVRGAIERRRVLGAQEDSTADGSLLWVTEGRLGSCGIAIHSECNGADPVRHLRPADRHGPLTTEHHVPLRAERPVRLLQMAALVPSIVHGRPDEEAVRRLARGTKLGFDALRQRNRAIWEDLWQARIVVNGADDRHQRVIDAGFFYMNCSAHIGSPAATSMFGLAHWHNYHYYYGHVMWDIDAFCVPPLLLLQPSAAHSLVDFRARHLDVARRYAQQDGYVGMRFPWQAAPLSGEEATPGDGPGAAYEAHISLHVARAFALHAAATGDKRFLQEFGWPAICGVIRWLEGRLILTDRGAELKAATGPAEVEEPPDNDAFTLMAAHDLLDRGIRLGEHYGWDTPASWRDLKQSLYLPERSDDVIPTHEGFHVNEPKGATPSPLAGLFPLDYPMTERQRAATLTFFLARWRDYIGSPMLPAFYPTWAAMSGDRDLALTLFDEGYGDYHFGRFFQCLEYRADHPDSETPAGPFMANIGAMLTGLLFGMTGLRMTEGDPSSWPCRRVSLPQGWTDITVERLWIRGRPMKLIARHGAERAELLALDI, from the coding sequence GGGTCAGCCATCGTCAACGGAACCGTCGGCCTCCATCCTAAAAAGCGGATCGAAGCTGCGGTCGCCATTCCTTATCCGCTTGCCGGAGACATTGGGATCGACGAGGCATGGCTGTCTGAACAGCCTTGGGCCGTGACGAACCTGCAGCAGCGTTATGATTTTGGAACAGCAGAACTGACGAGCAGCTTCGATTTCACGGCGCAGGAGATCACGCTGCATGTGGAGATCGCGACCTTTGCCAGTCGAAGCGAGCCCTCTCTTGTTCTCCAGGAGCTAGTCGTGCGGTCTAGCGCCGATTGCGCGCTCAAGCTGCGCGCATCGGTCGATGCGCGAGATGTTCGAGGCGCCATCGAACGACGAAGGGTGCTGGGCGCGCAGGAGGACAGCACCGCCGACGGCTCTCTGCTATGGGTCACGGAGGGCCGTCTCGGCAGCTGTGGCATAGCCATTCACAGTGAATGCAATGGCGCGGACCCCGTCCGCCACCTGCGACCCGCCGACCGTCACGGCCCGCTGACGACTGAACATCACGTCCCGCTGAGGGCGGAACGTCCGGTACGTTTGCTCCAGATGGCCGCGCTTGTTCCATCTATCGTCCATGGGCGGCCGGATGAAGAGGCGGTCCGCCGCCTGGCGCGTGGCACGAAGCTCGGCTTTGACGCGCTGCGCCAGCGGAACCGCGCCATATGGGAAGATCTGTGGCAGGCCCGGATCGTGGTGAACGGCGCCGACGATCGCCATCAGCGGGTTATCGACGCGGGATTTTTCTACATGAACTGTTCGGCGCATATCGGCTCACCGGCCGCAACTTCCATGTTCGGCCTCGCTCACTGGCACAATTATCATTATTATTATGGCCATGTAATGTGGGACATCGATGCCTTCTGTGTTCCACCACTATTGCTTCTGCAGCCCTCGGCTGCTCACAGCCTGGTTGATTTTCGCGCCAGGCATCTCGACGTAGCCCGACGCTATGCCCAGCAGGACGGGTATGTGGGGATGCGCTTTCCCTGGCAGGCCGCGCCGTTATCCGGGGAAGAAGCGACGCCGGGCGATGGCCCGGGCGCAGCCTATGAAGCGCATATCTCGCTACACGTCGCGCGCGCCTTCGCGCTGCACGCCGCCGCAACGGGTGACAAGAGGTTCCTGCAGGAGTTCGGATGGCCTGCCATATGCGGCGTGATCCGATGGCTCGAGGGTCGGTTGATCCTCACAGACCGCGGCGCCGAACTCAAAGCGGCGACGGGCCCGGCTGAGGTGGAAGAACCGCCGGACAATGATGCTTTCACACTGATGGCCGCACACGACCTGCTCGACCGCGGAATAAGGCTCGGCGAGCATTACGGCTGGGACACCCCCGCGTCCTGGCGCGATTTAAAGCAGTCTCTCTATCTTCCGGAGCGAAGCGATGACGTGATACCCACCCACGAGGGCTTCCATGTCAACGAGCCCAAGGGCGCTACGCCCTCGCCACTCGCCGGCCTGTTCCCGCTGGACTATCCCATGACGGAAAGGCAACGCGCGGCTACGCTTACTTTCTTCCTGGCACGTTGGCGCGATTATATCGGCTCGCCCATGCTTCCGGCTTTCTATCCGACCTGGGCGGCGATGTCGGGAGATCGGGACCTCGCCCTGACGCTGTTCGATGAAGGCTATGGCGATTACCATTTCGGGCGATTTTTCCAGTGCCTCGAATATCGAGCCGATCATCCGGATTCAGAAACGCCGGCAGGCCCATTCATGGCCAATATCGGCGCCATGCTGACCGGTCTGCTCTTCGGCATGACGGGGCTTCGCATGACTGAGGGAGACCCCAGTAGCTGGCCCTGCCGACGGGTATCGCTTCCACAAGGCTGGACCGACATCACGGTCGAACGGTTGTGGATCCGGGGGCGGCCTATGAAACTGATCGCCCGACATGGCGCCGAACGCGCCGAATTGCTCGCGCTGGATATCTAG
- a CDS encoding glycine cleavage system protein R yields the protein MDQTIILTVVGSDRPGLTQAIADAVFAAGGNWLESHLSRLGGKYVGSVLVELPEERLEELEQAARKIDAFGIKVDIIASAKIDERSGEPLTIEIVGQDRPGIVREVTTVLAGLDINIEDFVTAVEGGAWSGVPLFRARAKLLIPAPLSTDKVRQALEEISGEVMVDFDIEPASN from the coding sequence ATGGATCAAACGATAATTCTGACCGTGGTCGGCAGTGACCGGCCGGGCCTTACTCAGGCGATCGCCGATGCGGTATTCGCCGCGGGCGGCAATTGGCTGGAAAGCCATCTTTCGCGGCTTGGCGGAAAATATGTCGGATCTGTGTTGGTCGAACTGCCCGAAGAACGGCTTGAAGAGCTTGAGCAAGCGGCTCGCAAAATCGATGCATTTGGTATCAAGGTTGATATCATCGCATCCGCCAAAATAGACGAGCGCAGTGGCGAGCCCTTGACGATAGAAATCGTCGGCCAGGATCGCCCCGGGATTGTCCGTGAGGTGACCACGGTCCTCGCCGGGCTCGACATCAACATCGAAGACTTTGTCACTGCTGTCGAAGGCGGCGCTTGGTCGGGTGTGCCGTTGTTCCGGGCAAGAGCGAAATTGCTGATCCCCGCTCCTCTCTCTACCGATAAGGTGCGCCAGGCACTGGAAGAGATATCGGGAGAGGTGATGGTCGATTTCGACATCGAACCCGCGTCGAACTGA
- a CDS encoding autotransporter outer membrane beta-barrel domain-containing protein, which translates to MTNTATGVIIGSIDLNAGDDRIDNAGQISGDIYMREGNDAVVNAGIITGTVRMGDGDDSFTHLLASAVLNGTVNGGAGEDTLAFDITGTTYTGSIDPAVQQLFANFEIEKIVGTGQVVVQQTVDVSSGGELNLTQGSSIVVAPGETAINGGAESVSVSNSGEVVGNVDLGGGDNVLTNTAGGSITGNIVTGNGANMISNQGGTITGNVLAGSGTDSLVNSGTISGNVDLGAGADMLTIGTGASFGGAVTAGGGTDVLAFNTGSTYAEQTTIDGSSFTGFEQVNNSAGVNSFTGHLSVEEVNVAGGRLIGQAGSTLTGSVDVSSGGTFGTAGTVSGNVTIGTGGTLSPGASPGIMTINGNLTIANGTTTTFEFVPLGQSDQIVVNGGSVTIGDNTTVNLTGSLTPGASRDLIVVNGGGAITGEFDIVNRDPGIVGVLRNNGATLQLLGTFVTPTGTTTQTDAAIGYVNDLLIAGTASTALVNAVPTLLSGSTANASAFGQLTPEAYASASQLGVEQGLAIAMAGRTGLAVTTRETAGLFSFAQGLGDWRTLKGRGAVGTATAKSHSYGGLGGLGFGTASGSVAAFVGYIDSRQTLIGKGARTNSDGLIAGLSGHFMSGGFDGTVTVAYDWSEADTRRSVPGATALSGGYRLSNLVLDGTIGYSFPMGAWAIRPEVGVTHVSTRRGNTSETGSAAFALTVDGAKTNATFIDGGVKLKGAFGEGTVFHPWALLGVRHQIEGERSAARAGFVSNTERFTVLGAGRKETMATVGAGASYDLAARLSLYGAYQGEFGGGRSHNVNVGIRFAF; encoded by the coding sequence GTGACGAACACTGCGACCGGCGTCATCATCGGATCGATCGATCTCAATGCGGGCGACGATCGCATCGACAATGCCGGCCAGATCAGCGGCGACATCTACATGCGCGAGGGCAATGACGCTGTCGTCAATGCAGGCATCATCACCGGAACGGTCCGGATGGGAGACGGCGACGATAGCTTCACCCACCTGCTCGCTTCGGCGGTGCTGAACGGCACGGTTAACGGCGGCGCGGGTGAGGACACGCTCGCCTTCGACATCACCGGCACGACCTACACCGGCTCAATCGATCCGGCGGTGCAACAGCTGTTCGCAAACTTCGAGATCGAGAAGATCGTCGGCACCGGCCAGGTCGTCGTCCAGCAAACGGTCGATGTCTCGAGCGGCGGTGAGCTAAATCTCACCCAAGGCTCCAGCATCGTCGTTGCCCCAGGTGAAACAGCGATCAACGGCGGCGCGGAGAGCGTCAGCGTGTCCAATAGCGGCGAAGTGGTCGGCAACGTCGATCTGGGCGGCGGGGACAATGTGTTGACCAACACAGCGGGCGGCTCGATCACCGGAAACATCGTTACCGGCAATGGTGCGAATATGATCAGCAACCAGGGCGGAACCATCACCGGAAACGTCCTAGCTGGAAGTGGCACCGACAGCCTGGTCAATAGCGGCACCATCTCCGGCAATGTGGATCTTGGCGCGGGCGCCGACATGCTGACGATCGGTACTGGCGCCAGCTTTGGCGGCGCGGTGACCGCTGGTGGCGGCACTGACGTTCTGGCGTTCAATACCGGCAGCACCTATGCTGAGCAGACGACGATCGACGGTTCCAGCTTCACCGGCTTTGAGCAGGTCAACAATAGCGCAGGCGTCAACAGCTTCACCGGTCATCTTAGCGTCGAGGAAGTCAATGTCGCGGGTGGTCGCCTGATCGGCCAAGCCGGATCAACCCTGACCGGATCGGTAGATGTCTCCAGCGGTGGCACCTTCGGTACGGCAGGTACGGTCAGCGGCAATGTCACCATCGGCACGGGCGGCACCCTCTCGCCTGGGGCATCGCCCGGCATCATGACGATCAATGGCAATCTGACGATCGCTAATGGAACGACCACGACATTCGAGTTCGTGCCACTCGGCCAGAGCGACCAGATCGTGGTCAACGGCGGTTCGGTGACGATCGGCGACAACACGACCGTCAACCTAACCGGTTCGCTCACCCCCGGTGCGTCGCGGGATCTGATCGTCGTCAATGGTGGTGGCGCCATCACCGGCGAGTTCGACATCGTCAATCGTGATCCCGGCATCGTTGGTGTGCTGCGCAACAATGGTGCGACGTTGCAATTGCTCGGCACCTTCGTCACGCCCACCGGGACCACCACGCAGACGGATGCCGCGATCGGCTATGTCAACGACCTCCTGATCGCTGGCACTGCCAGCACAGCGTTGGTCAATGCCGTTCCCACGCTGCTGAGTGGCAGCACCGCGAACGCCTCGGCATTCGGGCAACTGACGCCGGAAGCCTATGCCAGTGCATCGCAGCTTGGCGTCGAACAGGGGCTGGCGATAGCGATGGCCGGGCGGACGGGTCTTGCGGTCACAACGCGGGAAACGGCCGGACTCTTCAGCTTCGCGCAGGGTCTGGGTGACTGGCGCACGCTGAAAGGGCGTGGAGCGGTGGGCACAGCCACAGCAAAGAGCCACAGCTACGGTGGCTTGGGCGGCCTAGGTTTTGGCACGGCAAGCGGATCTGTCGCAGCATTCGTCGGCTATATCGACAGTCGTCAAACCCTCATCGGCAAGGGAGCGCGAACAAACTCCGACGGGCTGATCGCGGGCCTTTCCGGGCACTTCATGAGCGGCGGTTTCGATGGAACGGTGACGGTCGCCTATGACTGGAGCGAGGCTGACACGCGGCGCAGCGTGCCCGGCGCAACCGCATTGTCTGGCGGCTACCGGCTGAGCAACCTGGTGCTGGATGGGACCATCGGCTACAGCTTCCCTATGGGCGCGTGGGCGATCCGACCTGAAGTTGGCGTAACGCATGTCTCCACCCGCCGCGGGAACACGAGCGAGACAGGCAGCGCTGCCTTTGCCCTGACCGTCGATGGAGCCAAGACCAACGCGACCTTCATCGACGGCGGCGTCAAGCTGAAAGGGGCCTTTGGCGAGGGCACCGTCTTCCATCCCTGGGCATTGCTTGGTGTACGTCACCAGATCGAAGGCGAACGGTCCGCCGCGCGCGCAGGCTTTGTCAGCAACACAGAGCGGTTCACAGTGCTTGGGGCTGGCCGCAAGGAAACGATGGCCACGGTCGGAGCGGGCGCCAGCTATGATCTGGCGGCCCGCCTCAGCCTCTATGGCGCATATCAGGGTGAATTTGGCGGCGGCCGTAGCCACAATGTCAATGTGGGGATCCGGTTCGCATTCTGA
- a CDS encoding helix-turn-helix transcriptional regulator, with protein sequence MDEKILALGEQFAMAAIDGNEWLSALRAMAEMTGSSHGQLVGFVPGEVPFNWINDLEQDQIARFVEQERGDPNINVRVRASLADPTFVIRSEADYHAVGRGPGFDLYREMSDAYNISDGCQTKLMAGRDRFIGLSVHRSRKDGKTDADIRALFAAIAPHVRSAVKIQIALEDRGTAVLKGALVLVGLPIFICYETGDVKAKTHEAEALLSSGRFRAVDGRIGLPHRRDEIALLQALARRHLQPLGIETLIVRGDGKQMPMVVDICRLPAQPWRFNFASDLLVVVRSGRRWHEAAPTILRAVFGLSVAEADIALALARGTTRDDIAAARKSSVQTVKAQLKSTFAKVGVSREVELVSMLGEMLRL encoded by the coding sequence GTGGACGAAAAAATATTGGCACTCGGCGAGCAGTTCGCCATGGCGGCCATTGATGGGAATGAGTGGCTCAGCGCTTTGCGGGCCATGGCAGAGATGACTGGCAGTTCCCATGGCCAGCTGGTTGGCTTTGTCCCTGGCGAGGTTCCCTTCAATTGGATCAATGATCTGGAGCAAGATCAGATTGCGCGTTTTGTTGAACAAGAGCGTGGCGATCCCAACATCAATGTGCGAGTGCGCGCGTCACTGGCCGATCCTACCTTCGTCATTCGAAGCGAAGCCGATTATCACGCTGTTGGCCGTGGACCGGGTTTCGATCTCTATCGCGAAATGAGCGATGCATATAACATCAGCGACGGGTGTCAGACCAAGTTGATGGCAGGGCGCGATCGGTTCATCGGCCTCTCTGTGCATCGCAGCCGTAAAGACGGCAAGACGGATGCTGATATACGGGCGCTATTCGCCGCGATAGCGCCGCATGTACGCAGTGCCGTGAAAATCCAGATTGCGCTGGAAGACCGCGGTACCGCCGTGCTGAAGGGAGCTCTGGTCCTTGTCGGCCTGCCCATCTTCATTTGTTATGAGACGGGGGACGTAAAGGCTAAAACTCACGAGGCTGAAGCGCTGCTCTCGTCGGGCCGCTTCCGAGCCGTGGACGGGAGGATCGGCCTTCCCCATCGGCGAGACGAGATTGCTTTGCTGCAGGCTCTCGCGCGGCGCCATCTTCAGCCCCTGGGGATCGAGACACTGATAGTTCGCGGCGACGGCAAGCAGATGCCGATGGTTGTCGATATCTGTCGGCTCCCGGCACAGCCCTGGCGCTTCAATTTTGCCTCTGATCTGCTTGTTGTCGTACGCTCCGGCCGCCGATGGCACGAGGCGGCTCCGACGATATTACGCGCAGTGTTTGGTTTGTCCGTCGCCGAAGCGGACATAGCCCTGGCGCTCGCCCGAGGCACAACTCGCGACGATATTGCCGCCGCTCGCAAGAGCAGTGTCCAGACCGTCAAGGCCCAGCTAAAATCGACATTCGCGAAAGTGGGGGTGAGCCGAGAGGTGGAACTCGTCTCGATGCTTGGTGAGATGCTTCGCCTGTGA
- a CDS encoding transposase encodes MFKALSLQAQHNLPDAQMEFMIRDGLSWLRFLGLSLGDRTPDENTIRHFRNRLTETGTLKRVMKAFGSQLQKKGYIPTSGQIVDASLVPARKQRNTDGRTRGNRVGQERKGDLAPGLRVEDRRSRLPCELAGILSIAVDSKKPAGKAGLKRVATCDDPSQLLLVAGVGFEPTTFRL; translated from the coding sequence ATGTTCAAGGCGCTGAGCCTGCAGGCGCAGCACAACCTGCCGGATGCGCAGATGGAGTTCATGATCCGGGATGGCCTGAGTTGGCTGCGGTTTCTTGGGCTGTCCCTCGGGGACCGGACGCCAGACGAGAATACAATCCGGCATTTCCGCAACCGTTTGACTGAGACCGGGACACTCAAGCGGGTGATGAAGGCCTTCGGTTCGCAACTCCAGAAGAAGGGCTACATCCCGACGTCCGGTCAGATTGTCGATGCCTCGCTGGTGCCAGCGCGCAAGCAGCGAAATACCGACGGCCGAACGCGAGGCAATCGAGTCGGGCAAGAGCGCAAAGGAGATCTGGCCCCAGGATTGCGAGTTGAAGATCGACGTTCCCGGCTTCCCTGCGAGCTGGCCGGTATCCTGTCAATTGCGGTAGACAGCAAAAAGCCCGCCGGGAAGGCGGGCTTGAAGCGCGTTGCGACCTGTGATGATCCATCGCAGTTATTGTTGGTTGCGGGAGTAGGATTTGAACCTACGACCTTCAGGTTATGA